In one window of Gudongella oleilytica DNA:
- a CDS encoding carbohydrate ABC transporter permease — translation MGKFNRYLYDEIGREYKRKNLYLAELAEIDELLDNKDVDKPGLRKKRRDLITGRDKHPYIIQLKELSRNEREFKKRLKSEVNSFSRTISGELDRNERKLKLRFLASERAADFYREYKDISYDAEFNYRKAELERTQLPGILDNIKKIKDELIELENLKRAADPSEEALKKSEYESFKSSQKKTIKEEIARIKVLRKEGTISRKAEANLVREAKQRSRNSVKLKELEIPTKGITDQLKSKNIELRNSTKQSLKILKSDIADLRKVTPVEVEKTKPFISFVTLLLPGLGQALNGQLGKMAVMIFGSLFIYLIAIPYALGYGNYQGEGIAGLISLAEGGARIDKSLIFMIEGIVSIFLLLLAALVLYVSFSDVYRVETGKIKGIRPKSWFENKRSLFEEGFPYVASMPAMIIILFIVLVPVITTFLLSFTNMDPQHQSKFSWIGIQNYRLIALGEGLAGSVFWLILVWTLIWTLAATTLSILIGFFMALLVNNERVKGKRFFRTIYILPWAVPAFITIMYFSIMTAPGGSITELLAGIFNTRIEIKNNTLLTRTALILIQGWLGSAYVFLLTTGVLQSIPSDLYEAADIDGATAWDRMIRITVPLVLFQISPLLVTQYTFNFNNFSVIFLFNEGGPFNPQRYGNLAGSSDLLISYIYKLAIMNQYQAIGAAITIFISLGLMVFAYLGFRNSKGFKEGRL, via the coding sequence TTGGGTAAGTTCAACAGATATCTGTATGATGAGATAGGAAGGGAATATAAGAGAAAAAACCTATACTTAGCTGAGTTGGCAGAAATAGACGAGCTGCTGGATAACAAGGATGTGGATAAGCCCGGCCTGAGGAAAAAGAGAAGAGACCTTATAACTGGAAGGGATAAGCACCCATATATTATCCAGCTTAAGGAGTTAAGCAGAAACGAAAGGGAATTCAAAAAACGGTTGAAAAGTGAAGTGAACTCCTTTTCAAGAACCATTTCGGGCGAGCTGGACAGAAATGAGAGAAAGCTTAAACTGAGGTTCCTTGCCAGTGAAAGGGCAGCTGATTTTTACAGGGAATACAAGGACATCAGCTACGATGCTGAATTTAATTACAGGAAGGCTGAACTTGAAAGAACACAGCTGCCAGGGATCCTCGATAATATCAAAAAAATCAAGGATGAGCTTATTGAATTGGAGAATCTAAAGAGAGCAGCTGATCCATCTGAGGAGGCATTAAAAAAATCCGAGTATGAATCCTTCAAATCCTCTCAGAAAAAGACAATTAAAGAAGAAATAGCAAGGATAAAAGTGTTGAGGAAGGAAGGTACCATCTCCAGGAAAGCTGAGGCCAATTTGGTTCGGGAAGCTAAGCAGAGAAGCAGAAACTCAGTGAAACTGAAGGAGCTTGAGATCCCAACAAAGGGTATAACAGATCAGCTTAAGAGCAAGAATATCGAGTTGAGGAATTCAACCAAACAGAGCCTGAAGATCCTAAAAAGCGACATAGCAGATCTAAGAAAGGTGACTCCTGTAGAGGTTGAAAAAACCAAGCCATTCATATCCTTCGTTACTCTATTGCTGCCAGGTTTGGGACAGGCCTTGAATGGCCAGCTTGGAAAAATGGCGGTTATGATATTCGGTTCATTATTCATATACCTGATTGCTATACCCTATGCCTTGGGCTATGGAAATTATCAGGGTGAAGGTATTGCTGGTCTTATCAGCCTGGCAGAAGGCGGTGCAAGGATAGACAAATCCCTCATATTCATGATCGAAGGAATCGTTTCCATATTTCTTTTACTTCTGGCAGCACTTGTGCTGTATGTTTCCTTCTCAGACGTATACAGGGTTGAAACTGGAAAGATAAAGGGAATAAGACCAAAGTCATGGTTTGAAAACAAGAGGTCATTGTTTGAAGAAGGTTTTCCATACGTAGCCTCTATGCCTGCAATGATCATAATACTATTCATTGTTCTCGTTCCTGTTATTACAACCTTCCTTCTGTCCTTTACAAACATGGATCCACAGCATCAGTCTAAATTCAGCTGGATAGGTATACAAAACTACAGACTCATAGCTCTGGGAGAGGGGCTTGCGGGAAGCGTATTCTGGCTGATACTTGTATGGACACTGATATGGACCTTGGCAGCAACCACTCTGTCCATACTGATAGGCTTCTTTATGGCTCTTTTAGTAAACAACGAACGCGTGAAAGGGAAGAGATTCTTCCGTACCATATACATCCTTCCATGGGCAGTTCCTGCGTTCATAACAATAATGTACTTCAGCATAATGACAGCTCCGGGAGGCTCGATAACTGAACTACTGGCAGGGATATTCAATACCAGGATAGAGATAAAAAACAACACTCTCCTTACCAGAACAGCCTTGATCCTTATACAGGGATGGCTGGGAAGTGCCTATGTATTCCTGTTGACTACCGGAGTACTCCAGTCCATACCCTCTGATCTGTACGAAGCAGCAGATATCGACGGAGCCACTGCCTGGGACAGGATGATCAGGATCACTGTACCACTGGTGCTATTCCAGATATCACCCCTATTAGTGACCCAGTACACCTTCAACTTCAATAATTTCAGTGTGATCTTCCTTTTCAACGAAGGAGGTCCCTTTAATCCTCAACGATACGGAAACCTGGCTGGTTCGTCAGACCTGTTGATATCATATATCTACAAGCTGGCTATAATGAATCAGTATCAGGCCATTGGTGCAGCCATTACAATCTTCATATCCCTGGGGCTGATGGTTTTCGCTTACCTCGGATTCAGAAATTCTAAGGGTTTTAAGGAGGGCAGACTATGA
- a CDS encoding sugar ABC transporter substrate-binding protein — MKKRFTLALILVLAMTITACSPKAPEPAQPGPETPAVEGSTATISVQVESSWREYYEAAVARVMEKNPGATINLIETGSFDHLEVLDATDVTNPDVADVFAIPADRIYGLSNNEALAPLDVKMMAENIGGFSDYDAGLGGNLRVDGEYLAFPMNIETLVTFVNTANAASKGIDISGPVELTELEYTDMLLPAFDAWFGVTFANAGGIELLGHDAQGNLFSDFTKEFSELNEQQKAVFTALYDYWKQHYTNGTPMWDAEAAWGYMDTEFSTGGQTALRIEGPWSTGSLSALAGNGADLEVIPINQITVKGYPLAHWKGGWGLAINSRNEGDEDKMALGMAMIEEIVNPEFAVDFFKATGKILENVSVDQYMNSDLSETDKKVISAVLESYEAAPARPLFTEWGSVWDTWKNGLLSWSANNPQTVEDAYSAMKASFDAMMANY; from the coding sequence ATGAAAAAAAGATTCACATTGGCGTTGATCCTGGTTTTGGCAATGACTATCACAGCATGTTCACCAAAGGCACCAGAGCCTGCACAACCAGGTCCTGAGACTCCTGCAGTAGAAGGAAGTACTGCTACCATATCTGTACAGGTGGAGTCAAGCTGGAGAGAATATTATGAAGCAGCAGTAGCAAGAGTAATGGAAAAGAATCCTGGTGCGACGATAAATCTTATCGAAACAGGCTCCTTTGATCACCTGGAAGTTTTGGATGCTACAGATGTTACAAATCCTGATGTTGCTGATGTTTTTGCAATTCCTGCAGACAGGATATATGGCTTGTCCAATAATGAGGCACTTGCTCCACTTGATGTAAAGATGATGGCAGAAAATATTGGCGGTTTTTCAGATTACGATGCAGGTCTTGGAGGAAATCTAAGAGTAGATGGCGAGTATCTTGCGTTCCCGATGAATATCGAGACGCTTGTAACCTTCGTAAATACCGCTAATGCTGCATCCAAAGGAATAGACATATCAGGTCCGGTGGAATTGACCGAGCTGGAATATACTGATATGCTGCTTCCAGCCTTTGATGCCTGGTTTGGAGTAACCTTTGCAAATGCGGGCGGTATTGAACTCCTCGGACATGATGCACAGGGCAACCTTTTCTCCGACTTCACAAAGGAATTCAGTGAACTGAACGAACAGCAAAAGGCCGTTTTTACAGCTCTATATGATTATTGGAAACAACACTACACTAATGGGACCCCGATGTGGGACGCAGAAGCAGCCTGGGGCTATATGGACACTGAGTTTTCAACCGGCGGCCAGACAGCATTAAGAATTGAAGGTCCATGGTCCACAGGAAGCTTATCAGCACTTGCTGGTAATGGAGCTGACCTTGAGGTAATCCCAATAAACCAGATAACTGTAAAGGGTTATCCTCTCGCTCACTGGAAAGGTGGATGGGGGTTGGCAATAAACTCAAGAAATGAAGGCGATGAAGATAAAATGGCTCTTGGAATGGCAATGATCGAAGAGATCGTGAATCCGGAGTTTGCGGTAGACTTCTTTAAGGCAACAGGAAAAATCCTTGAAAACGTATCTGTCGACCAATATATGAATTCCGACCTGTCTGAAACCGATAAAAAGGTAATTTCAGCAGTGCTTGAATCCTATGAGGCAGCTCCTGCAAGACCGTTGTTCACAGAATGGGGATCAGTTTGGGATACCTGGAAGAACGGACTACTTTCCTGGTCCGCAAATAATCCGCAAACAGTCGAAGATGCATATTCAGCTATGAAGGCATCCTTTGACGCCATGATGGCAAACTACTAA
- a CDS encoding glycogen/starch/alpha-glucan phosphorylase, translated as MINHENLKNRIQLYSQTTFGSSFEELLDTEKYVVLSKALMENVLPLWTESRNALAGKRRAFYLSSEYLMGRFLTNNLINMGAKEEVEKLLDEMGIEYDSIEESEEDPALGNGGLGRLAACFLDSAATLGYPLDGYGIRYDFGLFKQKIKDKEQVEEADNWTKFGDPWGIRKVKETVLVAFRGSEIRAVPYDYPVIGYGHKMINTLRLWKAESLEEFDFKAFNDQNYDLAVKAKNDAENIAKVLYPNDSYEEGKKLRLKQQYFFVSASLQDIVRRYKKENNSIEGFADKHAIQLNDTHPAVAIPELMRILTKLEGMEWNSAWKIVKNVFGYTNHTLMAEALEQWPVRYYEELIPQIYEIIQRINYMLLEELAGYGITHDQFHKYEIINNGNIRMAWLSIYGSKSVNGVARLHTDLLINQELRDWYRLYPWKFNNKTNGITQRRWLLQSNPELSSLVSELLGGDEWITDLAKLKELERFAWDEAILERFRGIKQLKKSQLAEYIKYTEGVDIDPGSIYDIQIKRLHEYKRQLLNALHIIHLYFRIKEDPELDIHPRTFIFGAKAAPGYIRAKGIIRLINDIKELVNNDPVVSNRIKVVFVQNYRVSYAEKLFPAADVSEQISTAGKEASGTGNMKFMLNGAPTLGTYDGANIEIVEEAGEENNYIFGLRVEDIKAIGDTYDPKEVYNNNPNLKRALDSLVDGTFKDDTGVYREIYNSLLYGADWHRPDNYYVLKDFEEYRLAQEKIDRDYRNSIEWARKCWLNLVNSGKFSSDRTIEEYSREIWSIEKI; from the coding sequence ATGATCAACCACGAGAATCTTAAAAATAGGATCCAGCTATATTCTCAAACAACCTTCGGCTCATCCTTTGAGGAGCTGCTGGACACTGAAAAGTATGTAGTATTATCAAAAGCTTTGATGGAAAATGTACTTCCCTTATGGACTGAGTCAAGGAATGCTCTTGCAGGTAAGAGGCGGGCCTTTTATTTGTCATCTGAGTATCTTATGGGAAGGTTTCTTACCAACAACCTTATTAACATGGGCGCCAAGGAAGAGGTAGAGAAGCTTTTGGACGAGATGGGAATAGAATACGATTCAATCGAGGAGTCTGAAGAGGACCCCGCTCTTGGGAATGGAGGATTGGGAAGACTTGCAGCCTGTTTCCTGGATTCTGCAGCGACCTTGGGCTACCCTCTCGACGGATACGGCATTAGATATGATTTTGGATTGTTCAAACAAAAGATCAAGGACAAGGAACAGGTTGAAGAAGCTGATAACTGGACAAAGTTCGGCGATCCCTGGGGGATCAGAAAGGTAAAGGAAACAGTTCTGGTAGCCTTCAGAGGCAGCGAGATAAGGGCTGTTCCCTACGATTACCCTGTGATCGGGTATGGGCACAAAATGATAAACACCCTTAGACTATGGAAGGCTGAATCACTTGAGGAATTTGATTTCAAGGCATTTAACGACCAGAATTACGATCTTGCTGTCAAAGCCAAGAACGATGCGGAAAATATTGCCAAGGTGCTTTACCCGAATGACTCATATGAGGAGGGGAAAAAGCTAAGGCTAAAACAGCAGTATTTCTTCGTTTCAGCCTCATTACAGGACATAGTAAGGAGATATAAGAAAGAAAACAACAGCATTGAAGGCTTTGCGGACAAACACGCAATTCAGCTGAACGACACTCACCCTGCGGTAGCCATTCCCGAGCTGATGAGGATATTGACAAAGCTGGAGGGAATGGAATGGAACAGCGCATGGAAGATTGTTAAGAACGTCTTCGGTTATACAAACCATACCCTTATGGCAGAGGCGCTGGAGCAGTGGCCGGTAAGGTACTACGAAGAGCTCATTCCACAGATATATGAGATAATCCAGCGAATAAACTACATGCTTCTTGAGGAGCTCGCAGGCTATGGTATTACACATGATCAGTTTCATAAGTATGAGATAATCAACAATGGAAATATCAGGATGGCATGGCTTTCAATCTATGGCTCCAAATCAGTGAATGGCGTAGCCAGGCTTCATACAGACCTGTTGATAAACCAGGAGCTGAGGGATTGGTACAGGCTGTATCCATGGAAATTCAACAACAAGACCAATGGGATAACACAAAGAAGGTGGCTTCTGCAGTCAAATCCAGAACTATCGAGTCTTGTAAGCGAGCTTCTGGGAGGAGATGAGTGGATAACAGATCTCGCAAAGCTAAAAGAGCTGGAGAGGTTCGCATGGGACGAAGCCATCCTCGAGAGGTTCAGAGGGATCAAGCAGCTTAAGAAATCACAGCTTGCAGAGTATATCAAGTACACTGAAGGGGTTGATATTGACCCGGGATCCATCTACGATATTCAGATAAAAAGGCTTCATGAATACAAGAGACAGCTGTTGAATGCACTGCACATTATACATCTTTACTTCCGTATTAAGGAGGATCCTGAGCTTGATATCCATCCAAGGACCTTTATATTTGGTGCAAAAGCTGCACCCGGTTACATCAGGGCAAAGGGGATAATAAGACTTATTAATGATATCAAGGAGCTCGTAAATAACGATCCGGTAGTAAGCAACAGGATAAAGGTAGTATTTGTACAGAATTACAGGGTTTCCTATGCTGAAAAGCTGTTCCCTGCGGCAGATGTATCCGAGCAGATCTCAACTGCCGGTAAAGAAGCATCAGGAACAGGAAACATGAAATTTATGCTGAATGGTGCACCTACTCTTGGAACCTATGATGGTGCCAACATAGAGATAGTAGAGGAAGCAGGTGAGGAGAACAACTACATCTTTGGACTGCGGGTCGAGGATATAAAGGCTATTGGAGATACCTACGATCCCAAGGAAGTCTATAACAACAACCCAAACCTGAAGCGTGCCCTGGACTCTCTGGTCGATGGGACCTTCAAAGACGACACGGGAGTTTACAGAGAGATATACAATTCACTATTATACGGAGCTGACTGGCACAGGCCAGATAACTACTATGTGCTAAAGGACTTTGAAGAATACAGGCTTGCACAGGAAAAAATCGACAGAGATTACAGGAACAGCATTGAATGGGCTAGAAAATGCTGGTTGAATTTGGTAAATTCGGGTAAATTTAGTTCTGATAGGACAATTGAGGAATACTCAAGGGAAATATGGAGCATAGAAAAAATATAA
- the malQ gene encoding 4-alpha-glucanotransferase: MKKRESGILMGISSLPGKYGIGDFGKEAYGFVDFLERSAQSYWQILPLGPTGFGDSPYQSFSAFAGNPYFIDLDELVEIGFLEKSDIDSAGFAEDSRVDYSHIYKEKYRLLRLAFEKSKKALGNTLAEFYDDHSWWLREFSVFMAIKDSQGGKAWSEWDEDLKHIGSPEVQEFEKRESDRIDFWIFTQYFFLKQWLKLKLYANDKGIKIIGDLPIYVSEDSSDLWANPKYFKLDEDLKPKTVAGVPPDYFTAKGQLWGNPIYDWSALEESGYDFWIKRIKQSILLYDTIRIDHFRGFESFWEVPYGAEDAVNGKWTKGPGMKLFNKIAQVFGDVDIIAEDLGFQTEEVVELIKATGFPGMKILQFAFDPEGDNDYLPHNHDRNCIVYTGTHDNRTVRDWIETAPKDSREYAIQYLKLDDDEEGYNWGLIRGAWGTNAYLAIAQMQDFLDLGEEGRMNEPATLGQNWTWRVLKEQLTDKLADRISRLTWIYRRCKDDQPRES; this comes from the coding sequence GTGAAGAAGCGAGAAAGTGGTATCTTAATGGGGATTTCATCACTTCCCGGGAAATATGGTATTGGAGATTTTGGAAAGGAAGCCTATGGTTTTGTCGACTTTCTCGAAAGGTCAGCTCAGAGCTACTGGCAGATACTTCCTTTGGGACCGACAGGTTTTGGGGATTCACCCTATCAAAGCTTTTCGGCATTTGCAGGGAATCCATACTTTATAGACCTGGACGAGCTGGTGGAGATAGGCTTCCTTGAGAAGTCCGACATTGACTCTGCAGGCTTTGCAGAAGACAGCAGAGTGGATTACAGTCATATATATAAAGAGAAATACAGACTTCTCAGGCTGGCATTTGAAAAAAGCAAGAAAGCCCTTGGGAATACCCTGGCCGAATTCTACGATGATCATAGCTGGTGGCTCAGGGAGTTTTCTGTTTTCATGGCTATTAAGGACAGCCAGGGGGGAAAAGCCTGGTCTGAATGGGATGAGGATTTGAAGCACATCGGCAGCCCTGAGGTCCAGGAATTTGAAAAAAGAGAATCAGACAGGATCGATTTCTGGATATTCACCCAGTACTTTTTCCTGAAGCAGTGGCTGAAGCTAAAGCTTTACGCAAATGATAAAGGGATAAAGATCATAGGCGACCTCCCTATCTACGTTTCAGAGGACAGCTCCGATCTTTGGGCAAACCCCAAATACTTCAAGCTCGATGAGGATCTCAAGCCAAAAACTGTAGCGGGAGTCCCGCCGGATTACTTTACAGCAAAGGGCCAGCTTTGGGGAAATCCCATATACGACTGGAGTGCATTGGAGGAATCAGGCTACGACTTTTGGATCAAAAGGATAAAGCAGAGCATCCTGCTGTACGACACCATCAGGATTGACCATTTCAGAGGATTTGAGTCCTTCTGGGAAGTTCCCTATGGTGCGGAGGATGCGGTAAACGGGAAGTGGACCAAGGGACCTGGAATGAAGCTTTTCAATAAAATTGCCCAGGTATTTGGAGATGTAGATATAATAGCAGAGGATCTGGGGTTTCAGACTGAAGAAGTAGTTGAGCTTATTAAGGCTACTGGCTTTCCGGGCATGAAAATACTGCAGTTTGCCTTTGATCCTGAAGGAGACAATGACTACCTTCCGCACAATCATGACAGAAATTGCATTGTTTATACGGGAACACACGACAACAGGACCGTCAGGGACTGGATAGAGACAGCGCCGAAGGATTCGAGGGAATATGCGATACAGTACCTCAAGCTGGATGACGATGAAGAGGGCTACAACTGGGGTTTGATAAGAGGTGCCTGGGGTACGAATGCCTATCTTGCCATAGCTCAGATGCAGGATTTTCTGGATCTTGGTGAGGAAGGCAGAATGAACGAGCCTGCAACACTGGGTCAAAACTGGACCTGGAGGGTATTGAAGGAGCAGCTTACAGATAAGCTTGCAGACAGGATATCCAGGCTTACCTGGATATATAGGAGGTGTAAGGATGATCAACCACGAGAATCTTAA
- a CDS encoding sulfurtransferase, producing the protein MKSIVSAEWLVENLDKEGVLVLDARSELGNPSYGSDAYKEGHIEGAVYVSVEDILTGEVKKHGGRHPLPDMDEFVMNINKLGVDDKSSVIVYDDGDLSNASRLWWMLKLIGKEDVRLLGGGIKKWIEKGYPVSKTIAYPNPGEKLTVKMNPSIEVSIEEVREALKDPKSAVIDSRTAERFRGEVEPIDKVAGHIPGAVNYPWTDLTEGERVPDLDELMDHFKPLKGYDQLIVHCGSGITGTVNVLFMEEIGLKPKLYVGGWSDWITYPENEVATGM; encoded by the coding sequence ATGAAAAGCATCGTATCCGCAGAATGGCTTGTTGAAAATCTTGATAAAGAGGGAGTATTAGTGCTTGACGCCAGATCAGAGCTTGGAAATCCAAGCTATGGCTCTGATGCATATAAAGAAGGTCATATAGAAGGAGCTGTCTATGTTTCAGTTGAGGATATTCTAACGGGCGAGGTAAAGAAGCATGGAGGCAGACACCCTCTTCCTGACATGGACGAGTTTGTGATGAATATCAACAAGCTTGGAGTGGACGACAAATCAAGTGTGATAGTATATGATGACGGTGATTTATCTAATGCCTCAAGGCTTTGGTGGATGCTTAAGCTGATCGGCAAAGAGGATGTGAGATTACTTGGCGGCGGGATCAAAAAATGGATCGAAAAGGGATATCCTGTATCCAAGACAATAGCTTATCCAAATCCGGGAGAAAAACTAACAGTAAAAATGAACCCAAGCATAGAGGTTTCCATAGAGGAAGTCAGAGAGGCACTTAAGGATCCAAAATCAGCTGTCATAGATTCGAGAACAGCTGAACGATTCAGGGGAGAGGTTGAGCCCATAGATAAGGTAGCAGGTCATATCCCGGGAGCAGTTAATTACCCATGGACTGATTTGACTGAGGGTGAAAGAGTTCCGGACTTAGATGAGCTTATGGATCATTTCAAACCCTTGAAGGGGTATGATCAGCTGATAGTCCATTGTGGATCCGGTATAACCGGTACTGTGAATGTATTGTTTATGGAAGAGATAGGACTTAAGCCAAAGCTTTATGTAGGAGGCTGGAGTGATTGGATAACCTATCCCGAAAATGAAGTAGCAACAGGAATGTGA
- a CDS encoding TPM domain-containing protein — MVANRRLFIPFLLVALVFFSSLSVAAEVDLLVVDDAMLFSSSEESILEESAAGLSDQYDMDIVIVTTNDSQGKNSREYADDYFDYQGYGRGNDYSGILFLIDMDNREAYISTSGKGIVYLTDERIDRILDAVESDLFDGDYYGAASGFLRKTEEYLLAGIPSDQHTVEEGSEENKLTPIEAALSLLASLGIGGGFYGSVKSGYRMKNPPNPFSYRNNSIVNLADKGDRLVDTSVTSRIIPRTPPPGSRGSSSGRSTVHRSSSGRMHGGGGRKF, encoded by the coding sequence ATGGTAGCAAATAGAAGATTATTCATACCATTCCTGCTTGTTGCCCTTGTATTTTTTTCAAGCTTATCAGTTGCCGCAGAAGTCGATTTGCTTGTAGTGGATGACGCAATGCTGTTCTCGTCGTCTGAGGAATCCATTCTTGAGGAGTCAGCAGCAGGTCTTTCAGATCAGTACGATATGGATATAGTGATAGTCACAACAAATGATTCTCAAGGCAAAAACTCGAGAGAATACGCTGATGATTACTTCGATTATCAGGGATATGGGAGAGGCAACGATTATTCCGGGATACTGTTTCTGATCGATATGGACAACAGGGAAGCATATATATCTACCTCAGGGAAAGGAATAGTGTATTTGACGGATGAGAGGATAGATAGAATACTGGATGCCGTGGAATCAGACTTATTTGATGGGGACTATTATGGAGCAGCATCCGGATTCCTGAGAAAGACCGAGGAGTATCTCCTGGCGGGAATACCTTCCGACCAACACACAGTGGAGGAAGGCAGTGAGGAAAATAAACTTACTCCCATAGAGGCTGCACTTAGCCTCCTGGCGTCCCTTGGTATCGGAGGAGGCTTCTACGGGTCGGTCAAATCGGGGTACAGGATGAAGAATCCTCCAAATCCATTTTCTTACAGGAATAACAGTATTGTGAATCTTGCCGACAAAGGTGACAGGCTGGTAGATACCTCTGTTACCTCCAGGATAATACCACGAACACCCCCGCCTGGCTCAAGAGGCTCATCCTCCGGCAGAAGCACGGTTCACAGGTCCTCCAGCGGCAGGATGCATGGCGGAGGGGGAAGAAAATTTTAA
- a CDS encoding SPFH domain-containing protein, translated as MGLIKAIGSAIGGSLADQWLEVIEPDDMSDNTVFTKGVTVRKDDRRGSNRKGTEDVVSNGSMIHVYPNQFMMLVDGGKVVDYTAEEGYYKVDDSSVPSLFNGTFKEALIESFQRIKFGGVTPSKQKVFYINLQEIKGIKFGTPNPLNYFDDFYNSELFLRTHGTYSIKITDPLLFFMEAIPKNEDRVEIQDINEQYLSEFLEALQAAMNQMSVDGIRISHVPSKGRELSSYMSQILDDEWKKNRGMEIQSVGIASISYDDESKELINMRNKGAMLGDPSVREGYVQGSVARGLEAAGSNEGGAMGAFLGMGVGMQGAGSFIGAASQSNQKQMEDQAQKNEQAQPKKANEWFCTECGAKNSGKFCSECGSKGPEKKACTNCGYIPEGATPKFCPECGNKF; from the coding sequence ATGGGATTGATCAAAGCAATCGGAAGTGCCATAGGAGGATCTTTGGCCGATCAGTGGCTTGAGGTAATTGAGCCTGATGATATGAGTGATAACACTGTTTTCACAAAGGGAGTCACTGTCAGAAAGGATGACAGGAGAGGCTCAAACAGAAAGGGAACCGAAGATGTAGTATCGAACGGTTCCATGATACACGTCTATCCAAACCAATTCATGATGCTCGTGGATGGTGGAAAGGTAGTGGATTACACCGCAGAGGAAGGATACTACAAGGTAGACGACTCCTCAGTGCCTTCATTGTTTAACGGAACGTTTAAGGAAGCGCTTATTGAGTCATTCCAGAGAATAAAATTCGGTGGAGTTACTCCATCAAAGCAAAAGGTCTTCTACATCAACCTGCAGGAGATAAAGGGCATAAAATTTGGAACTCCCAACCCCTTGAACTATTTTGATGACTTCTATAATTCGGAGTTATTCTTGAGGACTCACGGAACCTACTCAATAAAGATAACAGATCCTCTCTTGTTCTTTATGGAAGCTATTCCCAAGAACGAGGACAGGGTGGAGATCCAGGATATAAACGAGCAATACCTTTCAGAATTTCTGGAGGCCCTTCAGGCTGCCATGAACCAGATGTCCGTTGACGGGATAAGGATATCCCACGTTCCCTCAAAAGGCAGGGAGCTAAGCTCATATATGTCCCAGATTCTTGATGATGAGTGGAAAAAGAACAGGGGGATGGAGATCCAGTCTGTAGGTATAGCAAGCATCTCCTACGACGACGAGTCCAAGGAACTCATAAACATGAGAAACAAGGGAGCTATGCTGGGAGACCCATCAGTTAGGGAGGGCTATGTACAGGGCTCTGTTGCAAGGGGCTTGGAGGCTGCCGGCTCCAATGAAGGAGGTGCTATGGGAGCATTCCTTGGCATGGGTGTAGGGATGCAGGGTGCTGGCTCATTTATTGGAGCTGCAAGTCAATCTAATCAAAAGCAGATGGAGGATCAGGCTCAGAAAAACGAGCAGGCGCAGCCCAAAAAGGCAAACGAGTGGTTCTGTACAGAATGCGGAGCCAAGAACAGCGGAAAGTTCTGTTCAGAATGTGGATCCAAAGGGCCTGAGAAAAAAGCCTGCACAAACTGTGGGTATATCCCGGAAGGTGCAACGCCAAAATTCTGTCCGGAGTGCGGCAACAAATTTTAG